Proteins found in one Subtercola endophyticus genomic segment:
- a CDS encoding oxygenase MpaB family protein yields MSIFPESMRNRLRSTFTGQLEGQPEWVLALDQGDDAGFFDPASATWAVHGQTATIAAGVRALLMQALHPGAMAGVHDWSRYREDPLGRLAGTIRWIFTVTYADTETAVSASNWVLKLHERVVGSYLDAQGRERDYAANDPELLSWVHLAFTDSFLATAKLWSTPIPGGPDAYVREWAKAGELMGVPNPPRSEAELHAQIRAFLTSGTLKSDERVAEAVRFIRRPPLARGLMPGYRVLFNGAVASIAPEYRRMLGLQPAHLWRVPLPSVTATRLVLKVVGDMLGTGPGPSELAARRRLARLERVAAP; encoded by the coding sequence GTGAGTATCTTTCCCGAGAGCATGCGCAACCGACTGCGGTCGACCTTCACCGGGCAGCTCGAGGGGCAGCCGGAGTGGGTGCTCGCCCTCGACCAGGGTGATGACGCGGGCTTCTTCGACCCCGCGTCGGCCACCTGGGCGGTGCACGGCCAGACGGCCACCATCGCGGCCGGCGTTCGTGCCCTGCTCATGCAGGCGCTGCACCCGGGTGCGATGGCGGGCGTGCACGATTGGTCGCGGTACCGCGAAGACCCGCTCGGCCGGCTCGCAGGTACGATCCGCTGGATCTTCACCGTGACCTACGCCGACACCGAGACAGCCGTTTCTGCGTCGAACTGGGTGCTGAAGCTGCACGAGCGCGTGGTCGGAAGTTACCTCGACGCCCAGGGCCGTGAGCGTGACTACGCCGCGAACGACCCCGAACTGCTCAGCTGGGTGCACCTGGCGTTCACCGACTCGTTTCTCGCCACAGCGAAGCTCTGGAGCACGCCCATTCCCGGTGGGCCCGACGCTTATGTTCGCGAGTGGGCGAAGGCCGGTGAGCTGATGGGGGTGCCGAACCCGCCGAGGTCTGAGGCGGAGCTGCACGCTCAGATCCGCGCGTTTCTCACCTCCGGCACTCTGAAGAGCGACGAGCGAGTCGCCGAGGCGGTTCGGTTCATCCGCCGGCCGCCCCTGGCTCGCGGGCTGATGCCGGGTTATCGTGTGCTCTTCAACGGTGCTGTGGCGTCGATCGCGCCCGAATACCGCCGGATGCTCGGGCTGCAGCCCGCCCATCTGTGGCGGGTTCCGCTTCCCAGCGTCACCGCGACTCGGCTTGTGCTGAAGGTCGTGGGCGACATGCTCGGCACAGGGCCCGGACCGAGCGAACTCGCCGCTCGCCGCCGCCTCGCGCGCCTCGAACGAGTCGCAGCGCCCTAG
- a CDS encoding GntR family transcriptional regulator produces the protein MVEISQTVQIYARLREGILSLSMAPGERLTERGLETELLASRTPVRAALMRLESEGLVQREGRGWMVAPIDLAEIAHLLEYREVIESAGVRLACERAVDADIEALDELLASFDISQSSEEGLRSGTDFHVELMRLSQNPFLVTATEGSMTRLSRTRWLEVQTEQSRALAVSEHRAIVDALRHRDADVAVRRVVAHIHDTRDRLLAAIDSDRRMLRARGVAIV, from the coding sequence ATGGTAGAGATATCGCAGACCGTTCAGATCTACGCGCGGCTTCGGGAGGGCATCCTGAGCCTGTCGATGGCGCCGGGCGAGCGACTCACCGAGCGGGGCCTCGAGACAGAGCTGCTGGCGTCGCGCACCCCGGTGCGGGCCGCGCTCATGCGTCTCGAATCCGAAGGGCTGGTTCAGCGCGAGGGGCGCGGGTGGATGGTCGCTCCCATCGATCTCGCCGAGATCGCGCACCTGCTCGAGTACCGCGAAGTCATCGAATCGGCGGGGGTGCGACTGGCCTGCGAGCGCGCGGTCGACGCCGACATCGAGGCGCTCGACGAGTTGCTCGCCTCGTTCGACATCAGCCAGTCGAGCGAAGAGGGGTTACGCTCGGGCACCGACTTTCACGTGGAGTTGATGCGGCTGTCGCAGAATCCGTTTCTCGTCACCGCCACCGAGGGGTCGATGACCCGACTTTCTCGCACGCGCTGGCTCGAAGTGCAGACCGAGCAGTCGCGCGCTCTGGCGGTGTCGGAGCACCGAGCGATCGTGGATGCACTGCGGCACCGCGACGCCGACGTCGCCGTTCGGCGGGTCGTCGCCCACATTCACGACACGCGCGACCGGCTGCTCGCGGCCATCGACTCGGATCGACGGATGCTGCGGGCCCGCGGCGTCGCGATCGTGTGA
- a CDS encoding LysR substrate-binding domain-containing protein produces MFDPVLLTTFLAVAETHSFTAAAHRLGISQPTVSQHIRKLEDAAGRQLVARDTRDVRMTDNGDAMAGFARSILAAHSAATAYFSGSAMRGKLRFGAADDLAITQLPRILRHFRQLYPQINLELTVNQSTPLYRQLKAGRLDLIFIKRMSDSDEGALVRRDTQVWVGQPKTVVDPGEPVPLIVYQAPSISRQSAIDALEAAGRTWRVTCNTREVNGLLAAVRAGIGIAVFPQSLIPDDLVPVGARFGLPELGYVDFRLLANPAAAASPVEALTSAIMGRPLSRPAA; encoded by the coding sequence ATGTTCGACCCGGTGCTGCTCACTACTTTTCTAGCGGTCGCTGAGACCCACAGCTTCACGGCTGCCGCGCATCGACTCGGTATCAGTCAGCCCACCGTGAGCCAGCACATTCGCAAGCTCGAAGACGCGGCGGGGCGTCAGCTCGTGGCTCGCGACACGCGAGACGTGCGGATGACCGACAACGGTGACGCGATGGCAGGGTTCGCGCGCAGCATCCTTGCGGCCCATTCGGCAGCGACCGCGTATTTCAGCGGATCCGCCATGCGCGGAAAGCTGAGGTTCGGTGCCGCGGACGACCTCGCGATTACGCAGCTGCCGCGCATTCTGCGGCACTTTCGTCAGCTGTACCCGCAGATCAACCTCGAGCTGACGGTGAACCAGAGCACGCCGCTCTACCGGCAGTTGAAGGCGGGCCGGCTCGACCTCATCTTCATCAAGCGCATGTCGGATTCAGACGAGGGTGCGCTGGTTCGGCGCGATACGCAGGTGTGGGTGGGGCAGCCGAAGACGGTCGTCGACCCGGGGGAGCCGGTGCCGCTCATCGTCTACCAGGCTCCGAGCATCAGCCGGCAGAGCGCGATAGACGCGCTCGAGGCAGCGGGGCGCACGTGGCGGGTGACGTGCAATACGCGCGAGGTAAACGGGCTGCTCGCTGCCGTTCGGGCCGGAATCGGCATCGCAGTGTTTCCGCAGTCGCTGATTCCCGACGATCTGGTGCCGGTCGGCGCGCGGTTCGGCCTGCCCGAACTCGGTTACGTCGACTTTCGCCTGCTGGCGAACCCGGCAGCGGCCGCCTCGCCCGTCGAGGCACTCACCTCCGCCATCATGGGGCGCCCGCTCTCCCGCCCCGCCGCGTGA
- a CDS encoding GNAT family N-acetyltransferase, with protein sequence MTLHVRATRSDDVAQLLALNNLAVPAVNKLDEPALRAILAEVRFGFTVVDDAEPAGVLGFALTLVSGADYHSENYRWFESRSSDFLYVDRIVVAEGARDAGVGQMLYTTIFDSARSEGVSEVFCEVNLSPPNPGSLRFHHRLGFVEVGQQATKGGAFVVSLLAAPLAAPAEGPVVGSVTEPAAASRDS encoded by the coding sequence ATGACACTTCACGTTCGCGCCACCCGATCTGACGACGTAGCCCAGCTGCTCGCCCTGAACAATCTCGCCGTGCCCGCGGTCAACAAGCTCGACGAGCCGGCGCTGCGAGCAATTCTGGCCGAGGTGCGATTCGGGTTCACGGTCGTCGACGACGCTGAGCCCGCCGGCGTGCTCGGATTCGCGCTCACCCTCGTTTCGGGCGCCGACTACCACAGCGAGAACTATCGCTGGTTCGAGAGCCGTTCGAGCGATTTTCTCTACGTCGACCGCATCGTCGTGGCCGAGGGCGCGCGCGACGCGGGCGTCGGGCAAATGCTCTACACCACGATTTTCGACTCCGCGCGCTCCGAGGGTGTCTCCGAAGTGTTCTGCGAGGTCAACCTCTCGCCGCCGAACCCGGGGTCGCTACGATTCCACCACCGCCTGGGTTTCGTCGAAGTGGGTCAGCAGGCAACGAAGGGCGGCGCGTTCGTCGTTTCGCTGCTGGCGGCACCGCTGGCGGCACCGGCGGAGGGGCCAGTAGTCGGGTCAGTGACGGAGCCGGCAGCGGCGAGCCGAGACAGCTGA
- a CDS encoding MFS transporter, producing MVRNEAPVRAANSAPATAPVPIIQHRPPWRDTLVALRIRNYRLFTFSNMVSMTGTWMQRIAQDWLVLELTGSVTAVGITVAMQFTPMLLFGLFGGVFVDRHSRRLLLITTQIALFFLAAALAALTLSGVVVVWEVYIIAFLVGVVTVFDNPARQVFVNELVGPKYLHNAIAINSSVFQLGGLVGPAVSGALLVAVGAGWSFAINAISCLFVVAALLRLRVADLHKTTPAPRAPGQLREGLRYVVSKPSILWTMVMMAVLSLFTFSMPVLLAAFASNVFDVGAGGYGLFNTLLAIGAFTGAIASTRRMGIRLRTVIATAALFGGLQALAGLMPNQVFFSVVLIGVGFANLLFITGANSLVQISSNMAVRGRVMSVYVLVLLGGQAIGGPFMGFIVETFGAHRAMAISGLAPVVAAAVIGAILGKQGRLRLRLTLHSGPRFMSIVRADD from the coding sequence ATCGTTCGAAACGAAGCGCCGGTCCGTGCGGCGAATTCGGCTCCCGCCACGGCCCCGGTTCCGATCATCCAGCACCGCCCGCCGTGGCGCGACACACTCGTCGCTCTGCGCATCCGCAACTATCGCCTGTTCACGTTCTCGAACATGGTCTCGATGACCGGCACGTGGATGCAGCGCATCGCCCAAGACTGGCTCGTTCTCGAACTCACCGGCAGTGTGACCGCGGTCGGCATCACCGTTGCCATGCAGTTCACACCGATGCTGCTGTTCGGACTCTTCGGGGGCGTGTTCGTCGACCGGCATTCGCGCCGCCTGTTGCTCATCACGACGCAGATCGCCCTGTTTTTTCTCGCCGCCGCCCTCGCCGCACTCACTTTGAGCGGGGTCGTGGTGGTCTGGGAGGTCTATATCATCGCGTTTCTGGTCGGGGTGGTGACCGTGTTCGACAACCCCGCGCGCCAGGTGTTCGTGAACGAGCTCGTGGGTCCGAAGTACCTGCACAACGCCATCGCCATCAACTCGTCGGTATTTCAGCTGGGCGGGCTGGTCGGGCCCGCCGTGAGTGGCGCTCTGCTGGTGGCCGTGGGCGCCGGATGGTCGTTCGCCATCAACGCCATCAGCTGTCTGTTCGTCGTGGCGGCGTTGCTCCGGTTGCGCGTGGCCGACTTACACAAGACGACGCCCGCTCCGCGGGCTCCGGGTCAGCTGCGCGAGGGGCTGCGCTACGTCGTGTCGAAGCCGTCGATTCTCTGGACCATGGTCATGATGGCCGTGCTGTCGCTGTTCACCTTCTCGATGCCGGTGTTGCTCGCCGCCTTCGCGAGCAACGTCTTCGACGTCGGGGCCGGCGGGTACGGCCTGTTCAATACGCTGCTCGCGATCGGCGCCTTCACGGGGGCCATCGCCTCGACGCGGAGGATGGGCATCCGGTTGCGCACCGTGATCGCAACCGCCGCTCTATTCGGCGGTCTGCAGGCGCTCGCCGGTCTCATGCCCAACCAAGTGTTCTTCTCGGTGGTGCTCATCGGAGTGGGGTTCGCGAACCTGCTCTTCATCACGGGTGCAAACTCGCTCGTACAGATCTCGTCGAACATGGCGGTGCGCGGGCGGGTGATGTCGGTCTACGTGCTGGTGCTGCTCGGCGGGCAGGCCATCGGTGGGCCGTTCATGGGTTTCATCGTGGAGACGTTCGGGGCGCACCGGGCAATGGCGATCTCGGGGCTGGCCCCCGTCGTCGCCGCGGCCGTGATCGGCGCCATTCTGGGGAAGCAGGGTCGGTTGCGCCTGCGGCTCACCCTGCACTCCGGCCCCCGATTCATGAGCATCGTCAGAGCTGACGACTGA
- a CDS encoding TIGR03086 family metal-binding protein: MNGDPMSIDWLSLHGTAHDEFGARLAAVTDWSAPTPDTEWNTHQLVQHVIEEQQWVPLLLEGRTVRDAHPLIRPLGDDLIGEWHRYSAAAASAWAKAAPETPVHVSYGTIPASEYLREQVSDVTIHTWDLAKATHSSDSIDPALIEAVYTVFEPQKDTLEASGLFASPVPIADDAPLQSRLLALTGRDDRE, from the coding sequence ATGAACGGAGACCCCATGAGCATCGACTGGCTGAGCCTGCACGGGACGGCACACGACGAGTTCGGTGCGCGCCTTGCGGCCGTCACCGACTGGTCGGCGCCGACGCCCGACACCGAGTGGAATACGCATCAACTGGTGCAGCACGTCATCGAAGAGCAGCAGTGGGTTCCGCTGCTGCTCGAGGGCCGCACGGTGCGCGACGCGCATCCCCTCATTCGGCCGCTCGGTGACGACCTCATCGGCGAGTGGCATCGCTACTCCGCCGCGGCCGCGTCGGCCTGGGCCAAGGCCGCCCCCGAGACGCCCGTACATGTGTCGTACGGAACCATTCCCGCGAGCGAGTACCTGCGCGAGCAGGTTTCTGACGTGACAATCCACACGTGGGATCTCGCGAAGGCCACCCATTCGTCTGACTCGATCGACCCGGCCTTGATCGAGGCCGTGTACACCGTGTTCGAGCCGCAGAAAGACACGCTCGAGGCGAGCGGGTTGTTCGCCTCGCCCGTTCCGATCGCCGACGACGCTCCGCTGCAATCGCGGCTGCTCGCGCTCACCGGTCGCGACGACCGCGAGTAG
- a CDS encoding SDR family oxidoreductase encodes MAKRGDIKLPDLTGRRAVVTGGNSGLGFETARRLLAAGADVTITARSAEKGAEALRRLQSGAAGRSGDAERESGSFEAAAAAVTPGTPSLASLDLANLGSVRRLADAIVADGHPLDLLFNNAGVMAVPRRTLTDDGFELQFGTNHLGHFALTGLLLPALMRSDTARVITMSSIMHWIGRIDFEDLQSESKYNAWGAYGQSKLANLMFAKELARRNATLGWGVLSVAAHPGFSRTNLQSSGPNLGRAKPSRMMSAMNSVPKMTQSAEQGALPELFAATNDEVLGGDYFGPSGPVELTGEPNFAHFARRAENEKQLALLWLRSEELTGVHFPTD; translated from the coding sequence ATGGCGAAACGCGGTGACATCAAGCTTCCCGATTTGACGGGCCGGCGGGCTGTGGTGACGGGAGGCAACTCCGGGCTGGGCTTCGAGACGGCTCGCCGACTGCTCGCGGCCGGTGCCGATGTGACCATCACCGCGCGCTCGGCAGAGAAGGGCGCCGAGGCTCTGCGCCGTCTGCAGAGCGGCGCCGCGGGCCGCTCGGGCGACGCGGAGCGCGAATCCGGGTCGTTCGAGGCCGCCGCCGCGGCGGTGACACCGGGCACTCCGAGCCTCGCCTCGCTCGACCTCGCGAATCTCGGCTCGGTGCGGCGGCTCGCCGACGCGATCGTGGCCGACGGGCATCCGCTCGACCTGCTCTTCAACAATGCCGGCGTGATGGCCGTGCCGCGTCGAACACTCACCGACGACGGCTTCGAGCTGCAGTTCGGAACGAACCATCTCGGCCACTTCGCTCTCACAGGCCTGCTGTTGCCGGCCTTGATGCGTTCCGACACGGCCCGCGTGATCACCATGTCGAGCATCATGCACTGGATCGGGCGCATCGATTTTGAAGACCTGCAGAGCGAAAGTAAGTACAACGCGTGGGGCGCTTACGGTCAGTCGAAACTGGCGAACCTGATGTTCGCCAAAGAGCTCGCCAGGCGCAACGCGACGCTCGGCTGGGGCGTGCTGAGTGTGGCCGCTCATCCGGGCTTCAGTCGCACGAACCTGCAGTCGTCAGGCCCGAACCTCGGGCGGGCGAAGCCGTCGCGAATGATGAGCGCCATGAACAGCGTGCCCAAAATGACGCAGAGTGCCGAGCAGGGCGCACTGCCCGAACTCTTCGCGGCCACGAACGATGAGGTTCTCGGGGGTGACTACTTCGGCCCGTCGGGGCCGGTCGAGCTCACCGGTGAACCGAACTTCGCGCATTTCGCCCGTCGCGCCGAGAACGAGAAGCAGCTCGCGCTGCTCTGGTTGCGCTCAGAAGAGCTCACGGGCGTGCACTTTCCCACCGACTGA
- a CDS encoding DUF1345 domain-containing protein → MSTSSQSVPLMRRSATRAVIMLLVGIAAGFIAGAFGGWADSAVIGWICAALVYNIWTWARTHNKNSADTAKHATREDPSRAAAELLLLLASLGSIAAVVIVILGSSDEHGADKFGAGALGVLSLTLSWILVHILFTLRYASLYYRGTPGGVDFNQKEDPRYSDFYYLSFTIGMTYQVSDTTFENSAFRAQALRHALLSYLFGAVILASAINLVAGLASH, encoded by the coding sequence GTGAGTACTAGCAGTCAATCCGTTCCCCTGATGCGCAGATCAGCCACGCGTGCCGTCATCATGCTTCTCGTCGGAATAGCGGCCGGGTTCATCGCCGGGGCCTTCGGAGGCTGGGCGGATTCCGCCGTCATCGGCTGGATCTGCGCGGCCCTCGTGTACAACATCTGGACCTGGGCTCGCACCCACAACAAGAATTCCGCCGACACCGCTAAGCACGCAACCCGAGAAGACCCCTCCCGTGCGGCCGCCGAGCTGCTGCTGCTGCTCGCGAGTCTCGGCAGCATCGCTGCTGTCGTCATCGTCATTCTCGGCTCGAGCGACGAGCACGGTGCAGACAAGTTCGGAGCCGGGGCGCTCGGCGTGCTGAGCCTGACCCTCTCGTGGATACTGGTGCACATCTTGTTCACCCTGCGCTATGCGTCGCTCTACTACCGCGGTACACCGGGCGGCGTCGACTTCAACCAGAAAGAAGACCCGCGGTACAGCGATTTCTACTACCTGTCGTTCACCATCGGCATGACCTACCAGGTCTCCGACACGACCTTCGAGAACAGCGCGTTCCGGGCGCAGGCGCTCCGCCACGCCCTTCTCTCGTACCTCTTCGGCGCGGTCATCCTCGCGTCGGCCATCAACCTCGTCGCCGGCCTGGCGAGCCACTAG
- a CDS encoding isoprenylcysteine carboxyl methyltransferase family protein, producing MLWYAALILATGAERFVELGVSSRNAAWAFKRGGVEFGKRHFAFMVCLHTGMLLACLAEVFLLNRTFTPWLGYPMLVIALASQALRWWCIATLGKRWNTRVIVVPGLPLVDRGPYRFFNHPNYVAVIAEGIALPLVYNAYITATVFTVINLVLLLRFRIPVEERALAFGLAQAPDARAGA from the coding sequence GTGCTCTGGTACGCGGCGCTGATTCTGGCAACGGGGGCAGAACGATTCGTCGAACTCGGTGTCTCGTCGCGCAACGCCGCCTGGGCCTTCAAGCGCGGCGGAGTCGAGTTCGGCAAGAGACATTTTGCGTTCATGGTGTGCCTGCACACGGGAATGCTGCTCGCCTGCCTGGCCGAAGTGTTTCTGCTGAACCGCACGTTCACCCCGTGGCTGGGCTATCCGATGCTCGTCATCGCCCTGGCCAGCCAGGCCCTGCGCTGGTGGTGCATCGCCACCCTCGGCAAGCGCTGGAACACTCGGGTGATCGTCGTGCCCGGGTTGCCGCTGGTCGACCGGGGGCCCTACCGATTCTTCAACCACCCCAATTACGTCGCGGTCATCGCTGAGGGAATCGCCCTGCCGTTGGTCTATAATGCGTACATTACGGCGACCGTGTTCACGGTCATCAATCTGGTACTGCTGCTGCGTTTTCGCATTCCTGTCGAAGAGCGAGCTCTCGCGTTCGGGCTCGCGCAGGCACCGGATGCCCGGGCGGGGGCCTGA
- a CDS encoding MFS transporter, with product MTERPETETAAETPPATATASTAARALAAAAPPTAVAAPAPAATGATLAAPPLGLRPWFMLALGLFAQVAGTIAVTTPAFLVTLLHDQRGLSLAQAGLVVAAPSLGMVLTLIAWGALADRVGEHWVIAAGLTITALAALGALVAGDLTAITIFFVIGGMGAASANAAGGRLVVGWFPRERRGLAMGIRQMAQPLGVAVAAIVVPPIAAANGLSAALLLPFVMTAAAAVLSAVFIVDPKRAPHDVLPVGQKPQNPYRTTSLLWRIHGVSVLLVFPQFVVSTFALVWLITDEGWQPLAAGLVVGIAQFVGALGRIVVGLVSDRVGSRMLPLRVVAGAAALMMIVLALTDWWGLSGIAAVAVILASAITVADNGLAFTAVAEIAGSRWSGRALGAQNTAQFVAATATAPVMGALIGVFGFAAAFGLTALLPLVAIPLVPLVDKRSGKKL from the coding sequence ATGACTGAGCGACCCGAGACCGAGACCGCGGCCGAGACGCCACCCGCGACCGCGACCGCGTCTACCGCCGCACGCGCGCTCGCCGCCGCTGCGCCCCCGACCGCCGTCGCTGCACCCGCGCCCGCCGCCACCGGCGCGACCCTCGCGGCGCCCCCGCTCGGCCTGCGCCCCTGGTTCATGCTCGCGCTCGGCCTCTTCGCCCAGGTCGCCGGAACTATCGCCGTCACGACTCCCGCCTTTCTCGTCACGCTGCTGCACGACCAGCGCGGCCTCTCGCTGGCGCAGGCCGGACTGGTGGTGGCGGCTCCTTCGCTCGGCATGGTGCTCACCCTGATCGCCTGGGGAGCCCTCGCCGACCGCGTCGGAGAGCACTGGGTGATCGCGGCCGGCCTCACGATCACGGCACTCGCCGCGCTGGGCGCCCTGGTGGCCGGCGACCTCACCGCGATCACGATCTTCTTCGTGATCGGCGGTATGGGTGCAGCGAGCGCCAACGCGGCGGGCGGCCGTCTGGTGGTCGGCTGGTTTCCTCGGGAGCGCCGTGGCCTCGCCATGGGCATTCGGCAGATGGCGCAGCCGCTCGGCGTCGCCGTCGCGGCCATCGTCGTACCGCCGATCGCCGCCGCGAACGGGCTGAGCGCAGCGCTGCTGCTGCCGTTTGTGATGACGGCCGCGGCCGCCGTGCTGAGCGCCGTGTTCATCGTGGACCCCAAACGCGCCCCGCACGACGTGCTGCCCGTCGGTCAGAAGCCGCAGAACCCGTACCGCACCACCTCGTTGCTCTGGCGCATCCACGGGGTGTCGGTGCTGCTCGTCTTTCCGCAGTTCGTCGTGTCGACGTTCGCTCTGGTCTGGCTGATCACCGATGAGGGCTGGCAGCCGCTGGCGGCGGGCCTCGTGGTGGGCATTGCCCAGTTCGTCGGGGCGCTCGGGCGCATCGTGGTGGGTCTGGTTTCCGATCGCGTGGGCAGCCGTATGCTCCCGTTGCGCGTGGTGGCAGGCGCTGCCGCGCTGATGATGATCGTCTTGGCGCTGACCGATTGGTGGGGCCTCTCGGGGATTGCTGCCGTGGCGGTGATTCTGGCCTCGGCCATCACTGTCGCCGACAACGGTCTGGCCTTCACCGCTGTCGCCGAGATCGCGGGCAGCCGATGGTCGGGCCGCGCTCTCGGTGCTCAGAACACGGCACAATTTGTTGCGGCGACGGCAACCGCACCTGTCATGGGCGCGCTGATCGGGGTTTTCGGTTTCGCTGCCGCCTTCGGACTGACGGCCCTTCTGCCTCTCGTCGCCATTCCGCTCGTTCCGCTGGTCGACAAGCGATCCGGCAAGAAACTCTAG
- a CDS encoding type III polyketide synthase, whose translation MPRIAGVAAAFPSRSYPQHELTELLGSIITENPSKMALVRRLHANSKVNSRHLVMPYEWYRDNELTFTLTNNTFIVQALELAEEATAAALLKAGLHASDIDFVVFTSVTGISAPSVDALLALRLGFRDDIKRMPMFGLGCVAGAAGIARVNDYLLGHPDEVGLLVSVELCSLTVQRGDDSMGNLVATGLFGDGSAAVIMVGSERAKRMPVTGPDVIDTRSRLYPGTREVLGFNPSASGFRIVLTAGVADVIDEHFESDVRGMLNAHEIGVSDIEVWLAHPGGPRVLNSFSSALDLPEGALDVSWQSMADKGNMSSASILHVLAETLEQDKFEAGGLGLLFALGPGVCAEIVLLKWPDDAEAAR comes from the coding sequence ATGCCACGTATCGCGGGAGTAGCCGCAGCCTTCCCCTCACGTTCTTATCCGCAGCATGAATTGACGGAGCTACTCGGTTCGATCATCACCGAGAATCCCAGCAAGATGGCGCTGGTTCGCCGCTTGCACGCCAACAGCAAAGTGAACAGCCGCCACCTGGTGATGCCGTACGAGTGGTACCGCGACAACGAGCTGACGTTCACGCTGACCAACAACACCTTCATCGTGCAAGCGTTAGAGCTTGCCGAAGAGGCCACGGCGGCGGCGCTGCTCAAGGCCGGCCTGCACGCCTCCGACATCGATTTTGTCGTCTTCACCTCGGTCACCGGCATCTCGGCTCCCTCTGTCGATGCTCTGCTCGCGCTGAGACTCGGTTTTCGTGACGACATCAAACGCATGCCGATGTTCGGCCTGGGGTGCGTAGCAGGAGCGGCGGGCATCGCCCGTGTGAACGACTATCTGCTCGGGCATCCCGACGAGGTCGGCCTGCTGGTCTCTGTCGAACTCTGCTCGCTCACCGTTCAGCGTGGCGACGACTCGATGGGCAACCTCGTTGCGACCGGCCTGTTCGGCGACGGCTCTGCCGCCGTCATCATGGTCGGCTCTGAACGGGCGAAACGGATGCCCGTGACCGGCCCCGACGTGATCGACACGCGAAGCCGGCTCTACCCGGGCACGCGCGAGGTGCTCGGTTTCAACCCGAGCGCGAGCGGGTTTCGCATCGTGCTGACCGCCGGTGTCGCCGATGTGATCGACGAGCACTTCGAAAGCGACGTGCGAGGAATGTTGAACGCCCACGAAATCGGGGTCTCCGACATCGAAGTGTGGCTCGCGCATCCGGGCGGCCCGCGCGTGCTCAACTCGTTCTCGTCGGCGCTCGATCTGCCCGAGGGCGCGCTCGACGTGAGCTGGCAGTCGATGGCCGACAAAGGAAACATGTCGTCGGCCTCCATTCTGCATGTGCTCGCCGAGACGCTGGAGCAAGACAAGTTCGAGGCCGGCGGCCTCGGTCTGCTGTTTGCGCTCGGCCCGGGGGTCTGCGCCGAGATCGTGTTGCTGAAGTGGCCGGACGATGCCGAGGCCGCCCGCTAG
- a CDS encoding aldo/keto reductase family protein produces MEFRYLGNSGLKVSEITYGNWLTHGSQVENEIARESVQAALEAGITTFDTADGYANTAAEKVLGKALKNERRASLEIFTKVYFPTGPKGPNDTGLSRKHIMESIDGSLRRLRTDYVDLYQAHRYDYETPLEETMTAFADIVRAGKALYIGVSEWTAAQLREAHALSTKLGFQLISNQPQYSMLWRVIEAEVVPASVELGISQIVWSPVAQGVLTGKYKPGAALPEGSRATDTKGGEDMIKSWLSDETLTRVQKLQPIADDLGLTMAQLAVAWVLQNPNVASAIIGASKPEQIASNVVAAGVKLEPEVLTRIDEALGDVVERSADKTTSPSHRLA; encoded by the coding sequence ATGGAATTCAGGTACCTCGGAAACAGCGGCCTCAAGGTCTCAGAAATCACCTACGGCAACTGGCTGACCCACGGTTCCCAGGTTGAGAACGAGATCGCCCGAGAGAGCGTGCAGGCCGCCCTCGAGGCCGGCATCACCACGTTCGACACGGCCGACGGCTACGCGAATACCGCGGCAGAGAAGGTGCTCGGCAAGGCGCTGAAGAACGAGCGCCGCGCGTCGCTGGAGATCTTCACCAAGGTGTACTTTCCGACCGGTCCGAAGGGCCCGAACGACACCGGCCTCAGCCGCAAGCACATCATGGAATCGATCGACGGCTCGCTTCGCCGGTTGCGTACCGATTACGTCGACCTCTACCAGGCGCACCGCTACGACTACGAGACGCCACTCGAAGAGACGATGACGGCCTTCGCCGACATCGTGCGGGCCGGCAAGGCGCTGTACATCGGCGTCAGCGAATGGACCGCCGCGCAACTTCGTGAGGCACACGCCCTTTCTACGAAACTGGGATTTCAGCTCATCTCGAACCAGCCGCAGTATTCGATGCTCTGGCGAGTGATCGAGGCCGAGGTGGTTCCCGCCTCTGTCGAACTCGGCATCTCGCAGATCGTCTGGTCGCCGGTTGCACAGGGCGTGCTGACGGGCAAGTACAAGCCCGGCGCCGCACTGCCCGAGGGATCGCGCGCCACCGACACTAAGGGCGGCGAAGACATGATCAAGAGCTGGCTGAGCGATGAGACGCTGACGCGGGTGCAGAAGCTGCAGCCGATCGCCGACGACCTGGGGCTGACGATGGCCCAGCTCGCGGTCGCGTGGGTGCTGCAGAACCCGAACGTCGCGTCGGCCATCATCGGGGCCTCCAAGCCCGAACAGATCGCCTCGAACGTGGTCGCGGCCGGCGTGAAGCTCGAGCCAGAGGTGCTGACACGCATCGACGAGGCGCTGGGTGATGTCGTCGAGCGCAGCGCCGACAAGACCACGTCGCCTTCGCACCGGCTGGCCTAG